Genomic window (Pieris rapae chromosome 12, ilPieRapa1.1, whole genome shotgun sequence):
tgtaaatttcaaaatcttgttttatataaattttcgtcataaattgaaagtgtaaaaaatttgctatatttacatttttctgtcgagcgaagttatttaaatcggTATCGATCTTTAAAATGAATACCTACATAAACTACTCAACTCCACCATATATTTTTCGATACTTCAAGACACGATGACATAAAATGGATAGAAACAATGTACTTCTTTGGATCTTGGTGACCGGATTAGACTTTCAgaataatgataatgataaaGAGCTTATCTTATGAGCTACAGATTCAAATTGAAGTTGCATGATCGTTGTTGCTACAAATACTTATTGATTCTAGTTACAGGTTTACGTAATTTCTTAATATGACAATTGTTATAACGCGCCCATTTTAAGATTACTATATTACCCAGGAATTCTCGGTGACTGTAGGCTGCAAATTACAGTTTCCAAATGACCGCTGATTCCCTCAAAGTAAGTGAAGTCGATAGTGTGTGGCTCGTCTCTGAAGTTCACAACTACAATGTATATATCTCCATTATACCACCTGAAAAACAACAATGTCATCAGTAATTATctatagaaaacaaaagagTGGCACTACAATTTCAATATCGTATCTATatcaagtttatatatatatatatatatatatatatatatatagtaactgGTCCAAGCGTTGTAGCtatggctaaggtttttgttatattacatagtagtcaACTATTCAAGTGAAACGGTAGAAGAACTTATGTGTagcgttggtacttttaatacAGCgccaaatatttgcaataaaataataatgctggtataaattgagatgtaagctatatatatatatagattacagTTACCATCTCACATTAATACATCTAATAAGACCAATGATATCGAATTAAATGTCAACATTTAAAGATCTTATCAAAACAACTTAATCCGTCATAACACGATATTCTGAACACTTCAAATGTCAGATTATAATGACATGTCAGCAACAGCTAAGTGCTTGACATTCGTATGAAGCACTGGATTACACAATTTGGTTACTTGTATCGGGGATTGTCTGTACATTtcgtttcatttatattacaatcaaaccaagaatataaattttattgccgTACTCAATGATactgttttatatgttttaggtTCTTTAACGTACTTTATAAGAATTATAGCTTTAAATATGCTAATAGCTGGAGACTGGCATGAGGATATCCCGGGATGGGCTATCCGACATGTTGCTTGAACACAGATCGCAGCTGGAAAAATTCTGCGGCAGACATGTCACTGATAAAAATAGCACGAGAGGTAACGCGGGTGGCGCCGGGCAGCCCCAACTTGcccataaatattatgacaatattTCCGGAGTAGTTGTCGCCAGGCCCGGCGAGAGACGCCAACCATGTTAATAATGTCCATTTTTAGGAAAGGGAAGATTTCGAcactcaattaaaaaaaatttatatgcaTATTGTAATTAACTGTTCGGgctttttataatctattaaaaatattattttattcataatttgaccattgtttagttaaaatttgcACTACGACAGGCCATAACCTAGGCCCGTGTCATGCAGAAACCTTTTCCTGAGGGCGGATCAAtgctcgccaaacagcccgttGTCTTTAACCCTAGAAagataatcatattttgtaatacggAAAAGATAATCATGCGTAAAATTTACGCATGATTTTGAATTAGTTGTAGGTTTaggtttaatagtttattttaatgaattctatgttattatatatactcatatattaaattaattaataatgcagataatttgttaaacttctttatttgtatttaaaaaataaacaaacattaaacgtcttctataaatcaataaaatagtataacacTTACTCTTcctaatgaaaacttattttttattctaataatcaGACTCATTTTAACTAGAAAATCAACAGTAggcttttcttataatttaggaacatacatttacataaaagtaaGTTACAAACAGCTTTGGCACATATCAGTATTATGCTCACgacatataacttttttacattttttgcagGACGCATTTGCCTTTCTCCTTTTTTTAGAAGGgcaaaaagaacaataaatcctttttttttgcTACTGGCTCATTGCTATAGTCTTCGGATGTATCAGGCACTTTAATTGGCAACATATCAGAGATTTTATCTCACAAATATCTCTTCAAAATAGGTACTTTTTACGGTAACGTCTACGCATAAATAAAGAAGACAGTCCCAAGCtaagatttttcataaatctttTGCGACTCAGAGGCTTTTCTCCTTTACGATTAACATTATGGCTGTAAATTACATATGCATTAATGCAGGCAATGTTAAGGCAGGCAAATTCCATAGAATAAAGCCATAGGCCATCTATTTGTCTTCTACTACAGGACATCAGAGAACACATTGTGGTCTAGCGTGTCAACGCCAccttttgtttcattataatatataatcatttcTGGTTTGCCAGTAGCTTCGTTTAGTAGCATTCTCCTCacaaataaaccatttttgcCGGTTTCGGTTTGTAGGAGACGAGAGTAAGGGTTccgtcaaaacaaaacatagatGTCCCCACTAGCCTGGAGCGACTGTTTTTTAGCTCTTCCGGTATCTCACGTTTGTTTGATCATATGGTTCCCACAATGGTTATTTTATAAGGTTCTTGGAGCAAGCTTGTTGCCAAAGGGATTGAGGTAAACCAATTGTCCGCTGTTGAAAGGCTACGATCCTACGAAAGGCCGATGTGGAGACTGGTTGCACAGTACTGCTTTGCTCTTCTAAGATATTACTTCCGCTTGGCGTCGGCTGTTCTTCTTGTATATCGTCTACAAACCCTTCTTCTGTGTTACTCTGCACTTCATCTCACTCTGATCACTGACACATCTGACTCACTGTCGTGGTCCGCTACTTTACTGTCGGTGTCCTCACACGAAAGCATCATCACTTTGCATAAGAGCGGCCAGGATTTCGTGTTCGTTTAAATTGGTACTCCccattgtgttatatatttgcctcaatatctttaaaaatgaaataacaatattagttatgatataaattattaaaagttacgaaacacaataaaactgtCATATAAGCCAAAATCTTAAAAGTCACGATAAAGATAATCATGCGTAATTTTGACTCACGCGGtcgttatatttcaaaatcggtGGCACTTACCTCATTGACACTTACGGCACGTGGCAGCTCCCAACGACGAATGAAATGTCCTAAACGCACAGCTATGGATTCGCGCTAATTAGAAAGTGAGAGCAATTTTTCCAAAACGCATGCGTAATTTTTACGCAGACTATCTTTCTAGGGTTAAGACATTCATACAAAAGCAACaatgtattttgaattttttacaattgatCATACGAGTACTAGGTACAAATACAGTTTGAATGGTTGTAACGCCACTATCtacaataacatattttttcacaTGTGTCTTTAATATgacaatttactaaaaaggattaCACTTGTTAAAGGGAACAATTACAATAACAGttgagtataatatatttgcattttaaCCGAGTTAATACGGAAATACTTGTATAAGATTCAatttacgaatatttaaaaaaaatagagatgcgttttatttttttcattttctaacgCCTGAAACCAAagcaatctgagattgtggatgtTTActgttttcatacaaaggtctatccacatacaccgatccaacctaacatggatagcttgtatcgacatatggctattacaatccgtcgattggttattggtacACTTCTATCAATTTTGGATTAACATGTCTATCTCacatggtcaaaaatggatttggtgaggttattgggtttgggcgaaAAGCAATCTCAATTGCTGTTTTTAAgggatttatattatttgcaatCTGTTTgcaacttatattttataaaatttaaatttcctaGCAAGGAATATTCTCTTGAAATTTCTAAATCCTTAGGTTCTGTGTTCCAACACGATTTGCTTCGTTTATGTAAAGCGATAAATAACACTGTTGGTTTTGTTGGTTAGAATTTATAACTGTCtgtgattaaattattctcaCATAAAAGCACTTTAAACTTAGCatagtatttgtataaattttatttctggaGTAaagaatagattttaaattgaatttaaatcaaattttattatgatttaaccACGTAactgtgatatttatattgatcaTATAAGAGCTGTAacccttagatttctgtatatgtatCCTTTACCTTTTTTccatataaattttagaattCTTAAATACGCACACCTAGCCTAGCCTTAGATAATTATCACGGCTCTTATTGCATTTCAACAAAATTCGATTTGagaaacaatacaataaacttttttttataaaaaaataaaacctccACGGGCACTAGACTCACgtgatgttaattgatatgCCATGGGCCCATGAACACtctaccagagggctcgcaagtgcgttgacGGCCTTTTTCAGAATTGAATCAccctttcaagaaaagagtgtaccgtTGCGTTAGTCGGATTGGTTCAGTAATACATCAATGAGCAGTTACTAAGTAACGTTACATAGTAACTTATTGAAAACAGTATCGCATGACCTTGTTATGACCGCTATAACTATTGCATCTCTCTCGAAGGCTCATATTGAATAATCAAATCaacatctataaaaaaatgttttgccTATTGTAGCCTATGAATTTTTCAGCTTTGCTAATAAGACGAATATATCTTTGCTGTATCAAATTACATATTGACCCGTCAGTAAGTTTCATGGATCGTTTAGCAAGTTTCCTTCTCTTCTCTTAGTCTAATTAATGCAACCTTACCTTCTGAAAGCGAATACGTCCGAGTTGAAGGCAACTGATTCGTATCTTCCATATCTAAAAGTTGGTTCGGTCCGAAGTTGAGCCAACTTCTTGTAAACTTTAACATGTGATCTACCCTCAGCGTTTGACTGCACTTCAACATTAAGATCTTGATAACCATCAGCTACAGGCAACCAGGTCTTATCCGCAGTTGAAAAACCTGCGCACaataattgcattatttacaaaaaaaatcaattataatttttattaaatcacgTTTCTACCATAATAGTTACAGGCATGTTCAAAAATGAGCTGATCTAAAATAATCAGACGACGTATTTTCGGACTATGATGAAATGAGTACTGTAACATACCTGCATTATTTTCAGCGTTCCATTGGAATGGAGTGCGTTCAGGGTCCCTGGAAGACTTCCAGTAGTTAATTGGGTCATCAGTGTTGCAACCACTTGGGTCTACAGTATCCTCCCAACTCACATAACCGTCTACCATACCAATTTCTTCACCCTAATcaatttttacattagaaaGTTTTTGGACATGTAATAGTTCATCAAATAGTAAAGTATAATACCATATACGTGACAGCGACCCCAGGTAGTAACAGGACAATCATGTTAATTCCATCTACCAATTTAGGGCTGAATCTGGATGCCACTCTACTGTTGTCATGGTTTCCTGCCTAAAAATGTaccttttaatgtataatgtattcaCAATAATATGATTTCACAACTGAACATGCATATTCTTACCACCCAGTTTGCTAATTTATTGATTGGTTTAAATGTTAGAAATTTGTCAATCGCGTATTTAATTTCACCGGCAGTTGATTCTCCGTTAACATCAGATATCAGAACAAAATTAAACGGCATTTGTGCACCTTCACGGTCGCCTTCACCAAAGTACTTCATGGTAAGTTGTGGGGAGGAGTATGCCTCTGTCATCATGACTCTTGTAAGGCCGtctttttctttgatttcATCAAAAACTTCTCTCCATTGGTAGACCATGTCAAATGTCTCATCTTGGTCTTTTGTGTAAATATGAGCCAAGTAATTATAACTCAAGGGGTCATCCAGATCTTGGCCAGAAATAGGTTCATCTGGATACTTTCCTCCGAAGTTTTCCTTGTCTACCTCAAATAAATGTGCAATAGCGTCAACCCTGAAACCAGCTACGCCCTTTTCAAGCCAGAATctaataacatttttcatCTCTTCGACGACATCAGGGTTGCGGTAGTTAAGATCAGGCTGACCAATTACAAATTGATGCAAGTAGTACTTTCCAACTTCTTCCCTGTACTCCCAAGCACTTTTACGAAATACgctattctaaaaaataaatattatgagagATGTTTCAAGACCTAagttttaatagtatatttatgttatagttTATAGACATAGTAGtaaagtgcgtgctcctattttaccacgcctcct
Coding sequences:
- the LOC110993002 gene encoding maltase A1, whose product is MKTLLFLPAIFLIANASTERELDWWESTIFYQIYPRSFKDSDGDGIGDLKGITSKLEYLKELGVGATWLSPMFKSPMYDFGYDISDFYDVQEEYGTMEDFEELLAKAKELDIKVVLDFVPNHSSNESMWFEEALKGHEKYFDYFVWEDGVEDENGVLHPPNNWNSVFRKSAWEYREEVGKYYLHQFVIGQPDLNYRNPDVVEEMKNVIRFWLEKGVAGFRVDAIAHLFEVDKENFGGKYPDEPISGQDLDDPLSYNYLAHIYTKDQDETFDMVYQWREVFDEIKEKDGLTRVMMTEAYSSPQLTMKYFGEGDREGAQMPFNFVLISDVNGESTAGEIKYAIDKFLTFKPINKLANWVAGNHDNSRVASRFSPKLVDGINMIVLLLPGVAVTYMGEEIGMVDGYVSWEDTVDPSGCNTDDPINYWKSSRDPERTPFQWNAENNAGFSTADKTWLPVADGYQDLNVEVQSNAEGRSHVKVYKKLAQLRTEPTFRYGRYESVAFNSDVFAFRRWYNGDIYIVVVNFRDEPHTIDFTYFEGISGHLETVICSLQSPRIPGDIIEANNASIGGNEALVLKLVQ